ACATCTGCGGTCTCTTTATTTCTGGCCCAGAACCGCATCTGCGTCCctcctagccgcttctgcggctctgcaGGTGTGGTTACACTAGATACCAGCTACTGAAGCCCTTCTTCAAACTCtaaatttgatccgttaaccatccggaatccacccgaggcccctgggactcCGTCCGATCACACCAAcgagtcccaaaacacattacggacttgctcgaggcctcaaatcatatcaaacattgctaaaatcatgaatcaacctccaatccaagcttaatggactttagaatttcaaacttctacattcgatgacgaaacctatcaaatcacgcccgattgacctcaaattttccacacaagtcatatttgatattacggacctactctaactttcggaattggattccgaccccgatatcaaaaagttcacttccgttcaaacttctcaaaaaccttcaaatttctatctttagccaaatgactccaaaatgacctacggacttccgaattcactttcgatcgcgctcccaataccagaatcactatacagagctattcccagactcggaatctcaaacggatattgataaccctgaaatgcacttcaatccaaacttatgagattcttccaaaaatgctaacttccacaataggcgccgaaacgttcccgggtcctccaaacccagtccggacatacacccaagtccgaaatcatcctacgaacctgctggaaccttcgaatcccgattccgaggtcgtttactcaaaaagccaaccttagtcaattctttcaacttaaagcttccgaaatgagaattctctttccaaatcaactccgaacttcccggaattcaattccgaccgtgcgcacaagtcataatatctGCAGTGAAGCtcctcatggcctcaaactgctgaacggcgcgctagagctcaaaacgaccggtcgggtcgttacaacagtaattactgctcaaaagtgctttttaaaTTGATTAGCTAAACATAAATTGCTTTTCACcaacaatatattttttttaaaatacttttcaaaataacTTAATTTAAAAACTTGACCAAACAAGCTACCGATGATGCATCTACTTATTATTCAAGCCCAAAATATGTCCCCATTATATAATATTTTGTGCACACGAATATCTCGTAATTTTGGTCTGACTTGTATAATGAAGCTTTTGGTCAGGTGGCAAATGTTGATATACCATAACTGCGAGTTCATGTGTCCAGCTCTGCCTGAAAGCAAGTTAACTTGATTTTTTACTTGCACTCCCTGTCTTATTAGTATGTGTTATTACTATAATGTAAGTcgaataattttttttgtttaaaaattacATTTAATTTAAAACCAAAATGGGGAGTGTTTCTTAGGTAGCTTCTCAATATGAAAAATTATACTATTTGAGTAACATTGTGCAAAAAAAGTACTCCGCTATATACTTTTTAGTCCCCGTACTTCAAGAGTTATCTAGCACTAAAAGACAGATTGTCTTTATACCTATTCCTGGTATTGACTATACTTCGTTTGGTCACTGAAGATAAAGATAATAATCTCAAAGATAGAATTTGAGATGGTATCTATTTCATGTTTATAGATATTAGTTGATTTCGGGATAATTTTacattaaaataataaaattaaatagtTCATATAGAAAGTGGGATAGATAATCCACGAGATACTCTTATTTATTCACCATCGTACCAAATGACCCGTTAAAAGAATGTTTAACTTCAAATTCGAGGGGACAAAAACCCTctaataaaaaattaaatttggTGAGGAGAAAATCCTTAATAAATTAGTTAATTGGACTAAATTGATTTAGGGGAAATTTCACATTAAAACAACTGGGCTccctattttttaattttatagtccatatttcaatttacaaccaactagcccaaaaataataggctagaTTCAACATCCAATTCCAATAGGTTctcgaaattactatttaatttttaaaaaagattgctcaaggttttaagttaatttttgaaTTAGTagctgtgactcaaatattagtttaacaaaccaaatctatttggatggtgaaaattagatttttaataAGCTTAAATGTGTgggtttaaatttcgaatttgattttgtgagaaatttggagtgggtattatttagacttgttagaaatagtataaggaggttgtacataaaatttgaagtcatttaatggagatttggattggttttgaacaagaattgcaactaaAAATCGTCAAAGAAATTTGTCTACAAAAGCTTGTACAAAGgtgtataaaaatatataatagtgtataagatgtgcttatacactcatatacattaactattatacaagattatacaaaaaactaacttcatcttcttccttgcgtttttttctgaaatttaactcaaatctactccaaatcatttcaaatttaaactttgaactccttttgatattttcaattaATTGGAATGACACCCAATGCAAataactaacaaactcaaaaaatcatattttcgaaagcaaagctttgaatgaccTTCAGTCGTtgacttctactcttcaattttcttacattgcaaccgGGTAACATATGGGGGAAACATAAAATATACGGCCCCTTGAAGCTTGTGTAGAAGATGTAAGAAGAAGAtagagtgaaagcaatggttgtgagaacaaATTTAtctccatagcttttagaagcaatggttgttagaacacatattttgaatttgttagtactttcaaaatatgtacaatatgggctaGGTCGGGTAAAACGTAAAAATATGGGCCATTTTTTATATTATGGAGATAAATTTCGAAACAATATGAACTTGTAATGTTATAAATGTAGATAATTTCTCTAACAATGCTTTGTCTATCCCTATGAATCTTCTCAAAAACTCTATAATTTCTCTCCACCCATACGCTATACAATGTTTCAGCTAGTATCATTCTCAGCAGCTGCCCTTCAGTTGATGTCTTCTTTGCTTTTTCCACAAACCAGCATGTTAATTGACTCCATGTATTTGTTGGCACTTGTATTTGCATCCATTTGAATATGTCATTCCATATTTCCATGATGATAGTACAATTACAGAATAAATGGTGATGATTCTCTGGTTGACAATTATAGAATACACATGTAGTATCCATAGTCATGCTCCATTTACTCAGTTTGTCAGCATCCTTTCCTGTATGATCAGCCACATAGATTGTATCGTTTGCTGTTGCTAagtatatttttgttgttttgtttggcTGTGTCGTACTCTATTATACCTGGTAAGTTCACTTAAACACCCGCAATTATTTAAAAATTTTTTTATTAAGAATTACACATAAAAATAGTTTAAGAAAATCTCTTTTTACTAATTTATCATTAATTCCGTAGCTTGGAAACAAGAGCAAGAGCCTGGAAAAAAAAGTTAAACAATattagcaacaaaaaaaaattaaaacgatAAAAAGAGACAAAGAATCATACGGAGATTTGGATAAAAAAAAGGGGCAAACCATCTCTAGAAAAGGTGGAATAAGACAAAGTAGATCAATAGGTTGGAGATTTGGAGTTGAAATGaaaaaattaaatgataaaataaaattatgaaataataaataagaGCATAATTTTAGAAAAAAGGAAATAATTTCACCACACCAAATCATTATTTGAATAAAATAGGGATTTTGGTTTTGATTGTTTCGAAATAATAAATTTAATAATATGATACAATTAATTTTATATAAACAATCAAAACAAGCAATGTTTTCGGATAGCAACACAATGCAAATTCAAGGGGTAACAACTAACAACCATCCCAACAAGCTGTAGAAGTTCCCGAGATTGTactctctttttctcctttcttattTCTCCTAGTTTTTACATTAAATTTTAAAGAACTTTAATTTGTTCAAAATCAAGAAGTAGGTTGGGGAGTAGTGTGATTCAGCTAAATTAGTTAGGGTTTGGCGAATGGCTTCTACTCCGAATCCAGAAACTGATGAATCAGCTAAATCTGCTTCCTCTCCGTACGCATCTATGTTTCCTTTTGGTAAAATCAGTTGCATCTTCCCAAATTaaacaattaattattttttgtttgtATTTAAATTTGCAGGCAGAAAAGCGTATATAAAGATCCGGATGATGGGCGCCAGCGTTTCTTACTGGAATTGGAATTTGTTCAATGCCTTGCTAACCCAACTTACATTCACTGTATGTATTCCCATATTATTTGTTTAGTGTGTAAGACGCATTGTGTTTTAATAGGACTAGTAAAATTTGGGTGTAAAAGTTTTAGTTTTTCTTATCCCCTTCGTATTTATAGTGGTTTATTTTCTGTTGATTCTGATGCAGATTTAGCTCAGAATCGATATTTTGAAGATGAAGCTTTTATTGGGTACTTAAAATACCTACAATACTGGCAACGGCCCGAGTACATAAAGTTTATAATGTAAGTTCATTTTCTATTGCAACTTTATGATTTATTTGGTAGatgttccttgtttcttttttgTTTGATGTGGACTGTGGTTGTCATCATCTACCAGTTATTTATTATTCCCTTTCTTGATGTTAAATGCAGGTATCCTCACTGCCTATTCTTTCTCGAGCTTCTCCAAAATCCAACATTTCGTAATGCAATGGCGCATCCTGCCAACAAGGTAAGAAGTTGTATCATTTGTTATTGTGGTTTCATTCTCCACTTTTACCTTCTCATTTAGTTAGTTAATACTGTCAGCCACTATCAAGAAAATTTGTCCCACTTTTTGTGTAAACATAGTCTCTGTGGACGAGAAGTGCAACCAAAGTATTTTATAATACAAGGTAGTTAGTCGTTTACCTTATTCCCCttaatgaattttctcctagctTTTCGAAATAGAATTATAAGTATTAGTTGGATAGCCCAAGTTAATGCTGCCAGTGAAGACTTCTTCATCTCATTTCATGTTGTATATTTGTTTGCCAATCTAAAATTGTGGTGCCTTACTATCTGTGATATGATCTGATTTACATTTTTTGTTACTATTAGGAAGTGGCACATAGGCAGCAATTTTATTTTTGGAAGAACTATAGAAACAACCGGTTGAAGCATATTTTGCCGCGGCCGCTTCCTGAGCCTGCAACTGCACCAGCAACTTCTGCTCCGCTAATTGTAGCCCCTCCAGCTGCTCCACCTCCTGCTCCTTCACCTGTTTCGGCTGTGGCTCCCTCTCCGATGCAGTATGCCATTCCTCCTGGATCTGGTCTTGCTAAAACGGACCCAAGGAGTGCCGCTGTTGATCGAAGAAAGAGAAAGTATTTCATCTCTTCTTTTACTTTTCTCTTACTGTGAAAAAGTTTTTAAAGCTTGTTGCTGTGTGCTACTGTGCTCCCTCTTGCTCTAATTTCATAATTTTTAGGGTTAGATCTTTTGACTTAATGTGTCTAACATAGTTAATGGCTCGGTTAATTTGGTTTTTGCAGGAAAGACGGGTGATTTTCTTTCATTCGTGACACAGGCATCCAATCAATTTAATTCATGGATAAAGGTAATAACTTCATTTTGGAATTAGTGATTTAGTACTCTCATGGGTAAATGCATTGTGAAGTCCTAGTGACTAGTAAGAGTGTGATGTTGTTTATTGAATGTTTTAGAGTCCAGCCCAAGTCTCAAGCACTAGCTATGGCCTCTCATCCTTTCTCCTTTCACAAAAACATAGTACTAGTGTATTGTTACCAAGATCACCAAATTAGCTTGTAAACTTCAAACCGTGATGCTAAATGAAACATCAGCTTCTTCCGTTGAAAGAGTTGCGAATAGGCGGAAGCCAACAATTATGTAGAAGAATACTAAGAgagaatacaacaacaacaacatacccagtgtagtcccacaagtggggtctgaggagggtagagtgtacgcagaccttacccctgcttTAAAAAAGGCAAAAAGACTGTTTCCAGAAGACCCTCGGCAAATTCAAATGAACGTGAAAGAACTACTAATTTATATACCAAAAACGATTTGATTCAAAGGAAGACAAGTTCAATCAATCTAGAGGAAGGAAGAAAGAAACATGATGGAGAAGAGGTGAACTCATACAGAAAATCTTACCCTaagtttcaagttgaagtcaagaAAAAGAACATGAAATCAAGCCCTACGCTTAGAACTGTTAAGCTGAACTAACTATTGCAATGATTACAAGTGTATATAGGAATGAGAGAACGTAAAAAAAGTCCAAAAAATCCTTAAAATAAAAGCTCCAGGTTGACGGGGCGGAACTATCCGCGCTACATGTTATGCTGCATCATAGATTTGCGCAATGTTTTGTATCGCAGTGCAGAACCTTGTGGAGAACTCTGCGCACATTTCTTTGTTTTCTGCCAAAATGCAACAGGTATCCGCCAGTGGTTTCATGTCTAGTGCACTTTAACATCCATTTTTGGTCCCTTTGTACCCTCCAATGACGCTACAAGCACATGAAAGTGTTTGTAAGGTATTTCCAAGCCTTTTAGCTCATCTTTCATATGTGAGTATTTTAGGATAGGTAGAATACATATATGACTACATAAACTTGTCCAATATTGTCACTTAGCTACCTTAAGTGAGGCTTGTACCTATTAGATACTTCAACTTCACTCAATATGTGTCTATCAAACACAAAAAGCTGACATGGCAAAAAAGGTGCATTCCACTTCTCTTAGGCGCGTGACAAGCTTAAATTTCcaattcttctttcttctttttaattttttaaaactatttttatCGAACCACCATGTACACCATCTTATAGTCGTTGTTCCGCCATCCCCGTCCTCCAAAAAATTTGCCAACGTTTTGTTTAATCTTCTTCCATCTTACATTTTCCATTTGATACTGGCCCAAATTGAGATTCCTAGTAATTACAAACTAATTTTCAGAAAGAACAAgataaaaatgaaacaaaaacaaaCGAAATTAGTGACTAACAACTTGAATCTACCCAAATTGAAAAAACACTCATCAAATTTTTCGAAAAATTATCTTCACGGGATATAACAATATTTTGTTCTTATGAAAGAATCCACTAATAAAAATGATATATACCAAGAAACTAAACCTAATATCTTGCCAAAAAATTATTTCCGGTCGGATCCGGTCATTTCACTGTCACTCCTGGTAAAGGAAACTACAAAAACATGGACATAAGAGCTAAAAGGTATGGCTGGGCCATGGTTGAAGTCGCTAGAGGAGGAGATGAGTTGGTGAGAAGATGGAGGTTGAAACAGTGGTGACCGAATTCCGGCCAGTGTTCGCCGACGGCAGATCTGACAAAAGAGAAGATAGCAAGTAACCAAAATGTAATATTTTCCTAAAACTACACCCCCAGCCATCTCTGCTACTTTACACTAGGTTAGTTctgaaatttaaaataatgaGTAGAGGGAGGGGGGAAAAAGATACTGGTGAAGAAGAAAGGTTtagggggtggggggggggtggggggtgTAAAGGTAAGACGGAACAGGGGGAAGGGCTTTCTCTCTTAAAAcaattttcttgtttttttttaaaaggagttTTCATTAAGTTAAGTCAAAAGCCACGTGGTTTCTTTTTATTCATTAAGTTCTGCCATGTTAGCGCGTGTGAAATACACACACCATATTTGTTTTACTAAGTAATTTCGTGTGTTTGATGGACACATATTGAATAAAGTTGAAGTATCTAATAGGTATAAGCGTCACTTGAGGTAGCTAAGTGACAATATTGGACAAGTTTAAGTAGCCGTATATGTATTCCGCCTTTAGGATAAACAGAAATGGGTAAATTGCTGACGTACTACCTTCATGTAGTAGTTTAGCAAAACTCATTCTCTTAATACCAAAAAGGCGCTTAAgcggatttttttttgtttattcctACAATTGAAAAGAACTCACTTGAAAATTGAGATAGAAACAAGAGTTATCCAACCGTAAAATGCTATTGGCAGTATTGTACAAGTACAAATTGATTTATTGGGAAGTGTCGTGGCTGATGTGACTTTCTTTTATAGTGTTTCTTTAGTAGCCTTATGAACTACTCCTTCTACTTGGATAATTTGCGCAGGTTATAAGATAGAACATCATTCTCTTTACCTTTAACACTCAAGATTTTAATGAAAGAGTTAAGTACCAATAAAAGTAGACATTTTAAGCTGAATTTAGATTTAAGGGTTTAAGGATTAGGGGTAAAAGAACTATATATATGACATGTATTTCCTTTATTAATTTAACTTAAATGTCTtcttttattaatttaatttaatgtcttttttttttctttttttttttaatttgtacccCACATGTGGAATTAttctgggtttgttgttgttggatgATGGCTTTTCTGTAACATGTGCAAATTAACCAAGTAGAAAAGTAGTTCATATGGCTACTAAAGAAACAAGATAAAATAAAGTTACATCAAGCACTACACTACCCAAAAAATCAGTTTGTACTTTGTACTTTTACATTACTGCCAATAGCATTATACTGTTGGatttctcttgtttttttttaaagataattaATGGATTTCTCTTGTTTTCTATCTCAATCTTCAAGTAAGTTCTTTTCAATTGTATGAATGAATAAGTTGTTTTTCGCTTTGGTGCTTTTTTGGTATAACAGAAGGTTTGATCACAAGAAAGCTTAAGTAATATTTGGCtctaaaaaaattaataaaagtaCATACACAATACTGGTAAATTACGAATTAAAACAAGTTTAAAAAGGAGTAGATAAAATATTTATTGGAGACAAGGCTTGAAAAAAAGGGACTATTTGTATAGTTACCTTACTCTCAAGGAGTACTGCAGACGTGGTTGTGTATTGGAAGTCCAAGAAAATTAGAGAGCATCCAGAGAAAAACAAGAGATAGAGAGACCATTGGGGTTGGTAAATACCTTTGGGTCCAACAGCTTTTACATGTCAAACAAGACTCAACTAATACTATAGTTCTCAACAATTTAGTGAAGATGAACTCTTCCATGTGTCCTTGCAAATGTCGTGATCTTTGTCAAACATTTGAAACTCCTCAAACTTGGTTATATTTATGAAAGAGTATGGGGCGGATAATGGAATAAATTGAAATGTCATTGTTGTTTCCTCAATTCCTGTCAAAAGCAGCATCTCATTCCCGCTTTCCAGGTTAAATTTCCTAATTTGACCTGCAATGGATACTATTTATAGTTTACTACAACAACAAACCTagtgtaatctcacaagtggggtctggagagagTAATGTGTAcgagaccttacccctaccttgtatAGATTTGaaatttactatttttaaaatAGGTCTAAAAATGTTGCAGAAGTTTGAATTGTTGATGATATTGATTGGTTTGGTATCATGAATTGAAGAAGTATGGATCAGAGGAAAAGTTTATCATGTTTAAAAGTGGACATATTATTTAGAAGTCCATGATGAAAGTAGCACAGTTAATTTGGGAGGACCTGTGTATTAACCTGGCGAAACTCCCAAATGTGGAATTGTTAATACTTTATCTAGTCAAATCAAGCATGCATAATGTGCAAGCTTAAATCATCTTGCATTCGCTATGCACATGCAGTGCAGCTCTTGCATCCCACTACTGGTGTCTGAACCATAATTTGAAGAGAAAAAatcaattcttttctttttatcttcctTTTTATCTCCTTCTCGGAGTACCTTGTAAGTTTTTCACATAATGTCTCATACTTTAGACATATTTTTATAACTCTACTTTTAGatatttggattatttttagcTGAATCCACACAACCATATCCGTACCTGGATTCGTACCcccgaatcttaaaatttagatcATGAAGGATCCGACCTCTAGATCCGTACCCGTATCAGACTCCCGCCCCAAATCTGAATTGGTATAAACTAGATCTGTCGACCTGAAATTAAGTGCAGCGCAGAAAATATTTTCTAGGTGTATTGGGATAACCGTGGTCACTTGATCTGTGATCCGCCATTCTTTATCGACTGCTGTGGTACTTCCACAAGCAGAATCTTGTCCAAGGATTTCCACGTTATCACTTATCTCTTTTACCTTTTTGGTCAAGTGAAGTACTTCCTTTTTCATATTTATGGATTTCAGTTAGAAACTATGTATGTCGTGTTTCCCTTCTCTCGACAGGAAATACTTTTTCCTGTAAATTTAACACATAGCTCTCCAATATAAAATCAGGTGTTCTGGTTCCTTGTTGCTCTTTCTGCTTATACTTGATTCTGGTCGTACAAATAGACCTTTTGAACAGTTACAACAACCTATCAAGCTTAATGTCTGcttaagtaaaaaaaaatggaagtACTCCATTTGAGCACAAGATGTGTTACTTCAATTATTTGGATTTAAATGAATTCATTAATCTTAAGAAAAGCTTGACTTTTGGATCTGCTTTTTTCCTTTCTCCCTCAGCTTGCCCCTCCCCCTCTTTCTCTCATTTCTGATTCCCacatctttatttatttatttatgtatttttttatattcttttggTGTgtgtgttgggggggggggggtatctAGCTTTCAGTatagtattacgtcgatgtttcAGTTTCTGTTAAATATTCCCATCTGAGTGCATTGATTCCTGAACTTTCCTATGACAGCTTAATGCATCCTATTACTGGAATATAATTTCACAATCACTTGTAGCTGATCACTGATGGCATTTAGACTACTTCCAATGTGTTAGAAAAGAAGTCAACCCTAGTTCATTGCTGCACGCGGATACAAGAGTGGAGTTCGACAGTTGTATACTGGGATCTGGTGCATCGCTGCTAGTTGAATTCAGATTCTGATGCCATTCTTGGTCTTGGTCTTCAtcaccaaaaaaataaaagaaaatactagTTCTCCCTGTGATCATCACTCATCAGCTTACTCTTTCTGTTGGTTTCGCCGAAGGTAATAGTAAGTTATGTGGTAGATTGGTAATATAGAAAGCTGTTTTCCCTccatctctcatttctctcacgCTGGAGAAAATGTGCATGCAAATAGCCAACCACTTGAATATGTCCAATGTGTCACTTTAACTTAAAGAAGTTTATTGAATATGGTCTCTCATGCCTTGTTATTGACCATTGAGATAATATTACGCTGTGGGTTTCTTGCGTAGTATAAGTGAATTACAAGTTTTTTCCTGCCTTCAATGTATCGGCCACCTAGGTTGATCTTAAGACCGATTAAACAGATATAGTTTCTCCATTTCATTAGAGAGCATTGGAGTAGCTCAAAGTTGTCATCTATAccatattaaaagcacgaagccccttagcgaaatgttgttCGCATTTTTCGCTCTTTAAAATAGatttcacactagacaaaatTGTAATTTTAAGTTGTGttcctaatatttagaactttGTTATcagttaaatatttgtttattaAATTTTCCTTATTTAACTAGGTAATAGATCTTAATATTTGCTATTATTAATCCCACTTCAATTAAGGTTCTCTTTTTGATTTTGGTATCTCACTTAAATATTTGTTGGCTTTGAATTTTTAAACTCTAATAAAgcgaataagaaaataattaaattttattataataaAATGATGCCTGATTTTTTATACGTTAAAATTGATTTTGTATTAAACAAAATATAATTtagttatttttctaatattaggactttaaaattaacTTAAAGTCTTTAAGTAAACTATTAGATCAATTTTTATTATTGGATAAAAATATACTTATAGTTAATCATAATTataaataaatttaaatattttaaaacttGGGATGAGCTAATATTACGAATTTGAATTAGTAAAAATAGTTTCTTTAATATTGAGAACAAATAATCAAGTCTCTGAACTTAACAAAAGAATGTCTTTGAATCAACTAAATAGTTAAAAAGCCAATTTAATTTTTCTCAAATTCAACATATAAGTAAGATTAATTTTCAAGTTGATAAAACACTTAGGATACAAGAATATCCATAGGAAAAGCATTGGGgtgaaaatatatattaaaaaatagaGTCAAATCGGTTATAATCAAGAGTCAaatttatataaagataaatttAAAGCAATAAAGATGAACAAGTAGAAGATAAAATGAATTCTAAATGGGTTGTCATTAATTATTTTCCCACAAAAACCCTCAGAAAATACGATAAGGCATAGGAGGACTTCTAATTAGGGGACATAATTTCTTTCTTATTGAGCTAACTAAATTAGATCAACATtctttatttttcagaaatttatacctttttctttaatttttatttcaTGAATAAAACAAATTGTAATAATATTCATGTAATTCTTAAAAActtatgcatcaattaatatgaggTACATGCGCAACGCACGTACCATGAGACTAGTTAGTCTATAAACCGGGAGATGCAGGTTTCTTCAATTTTTCTGTTCTTAGAACAACATAAACTTCTATGATTTTGGACAGTGTTTttctttaaatattaaaaaaattcaaCTCTTA
This sequence is a window from Nicotiana sylvestris chromosome 3, ASM39365v2, whole genome shotgun sequence. Protein-coding genes within it:
- the LOC104239318 gene encoding mediator of RNA polymerase II transcription subunit 31, with the protein product MASTPNPETDESAKSASSPQKSVYKDPDDGRQRFLLELEFVQCLANPTYIHYLAQNRYFEDEAFIGYLKYLQYWQRPEYIKFIMYPHCLFFLELLQNPTFRNAMAHPANKEVAHRQQFYFWKNYRNNRLKHILPRPLPEPATAPATSAPLIVAPPAAPPPAPSPVSAVAPSPMQYAIPPGSGLAKTDPRSAAVDRRKRKKDG